One stretch of Sinomonas terrae DNA includes these proteins:
- a CDS encoding YraN family protein produces the protein MRAKDIVGQRGERLAEDYLKASGAVILDRNWRCREGELDLVALDGAVLVAVEVKSRSSWDFGHPFEAVDSAKLARVARLAAAWAREHRLQAARRRVDVIAVTGPEKASPLVEHLRGVA, from the coding sequence ATGAGGGCGAAGGATATTGTCGGCCAGCGCGGTGAGCGGCTCGCCGAGGACTACTTGAAGGCGAGCGGGGCGGTGATCCTGGATCGCAACTGGCGGTGCCGGGAGGGGGAGTTGGACCTCGTGGCGCTTGACGGTGCGGTGCTGGTTGCGGTCGAGGTGAAGTCGCGCTCGTCATGGGACTTCGGGCATCCGTTCGAGGCAGTCGATAGCGCGAAGCTCGCCCGGGTGGCGCGGCTAGCCGCTGCGTGGGCGAGGGAGCATCGACTTCAGGCTGCTCGACGTCGGGTGGACGTGATCGCTGTGACGGGGCCGGAGAAGGCTTCTCCTTTGGTCGAGCATCTGCGAGGTGTGGCGTGA
- a CDS encoding YifB family Mg chelatase-like AAA ATPase produces the protein MVEVEADIGQTLPAFVLLGLPDSALNEAKERVRSAAQNSGLPLSRRKITVNLIPASLPKRGTAFDLAITVAALAAAGDIRPPADAVFVAELGLDGRLRPVQGVLPAVMAAVRAGYRDVVVAKANEAEAGLVPGARVRGYESLGSLALDLGADPLSVILPEEADSAASAGRAGEGDGAAPPPRSAPDLRDVAGQHEARAALEVAAAGGHHILMLGPPGAGKTMLAERLPGILPDLDDEAAMEVTAIHSLSSHPSATRELVRRPPFESPHHTASPAAIVGGGAGIARPGAASRAHKGVLFLDEAPEFHRNVLDSLRQPLESGVVSIDRAAGTAAYPARFLLVLAANPCPCGQGSGKGLLCSCPPQAKRRYLARLSGPLLDRVDIQLGVRRVSAVDLAGNSSGESSKAVAARVLRARERQSERLRPFGFSTNAEAPGRLLRGALRLPSSATGILDRALETHTLTARGYDRVLRLAWSIADLAGSERPSPDDVGEALLLRTTEEAR, from the coding sequence GTGGTTGAGGTGGAGGCGGATATCGGTCAGACTCTGCCGGCGTTCGTGCTGCTGGGGCTTCCGGATTCGGCGTTGAACGAGGCGAAGGAGCGGGTGCGGTCTGCGGCGCAGAACTCGGGTCTGCCGTTGAGCCGGCGAAAGATCACCGTGAATCTGATTCCGGCTTCGCTGCCGAAGCGGGGTACGGCGTTCGATTTGGCGATCACTGTTGCGGCGCTGGCAGCGGCGGGGGACATTCGTCCGCCGGCGGATGCGGTGTTCGTGGCGGAGCTGGGTCTGGACGGGCGGTTGAGGCCGGTTCAGGGGGTGCTGCCGGCGGTGATGGCGGCGGTGCGGGCGGGCTATCGGGACGTGGTCGTTGCGAAGGCGAACGAGGCGGAGGCCGGGCTCGTGCCCGGGGCGCGGGTGCGCGGCTATGAGAGTCTGGGCAGTCTGGCGTTGGATCTGGGTGCGGACCCCCTGAGCGTGATCCTGCCCGAGGAGGCAGACTCGGCTGCTTCGGCCGGGCGGGCAGGCGAGGGCGACGGCGCGGCTCCGCCTCCGCGTTCGGCGCCGGACCTGCGGGACGTGGCAGGGCAGCATGAGGCGCGGGCGGCTTTGGAAGTGGCGGCGGCGGGAGGACATCACATCCTGATGCTCGGCCCGCCGGGGGCGGGCAAGACGATGCTGGCTGAGCGGCTTCCGGGGATCCTGCCGGATCTCGACGACGAGGCGGCGATGGAGGTCACTGCCATCCATTCGCTCTCCAGCCACCCGAGCGCGACTCGCGAGCTCGTGCGTCGGCCCCCGTTCGAGAGCCCCCACCACACGGCTAGTCCTGCGGCGATTGTCGGGGGAGGCGCCGGGATCGCCCGTCCCGGCGCGGCATCACGCGCCCATAAGGGCGTCTTGTTCTTGGATGAGGCTCCGGAATTTCATCGGAACGTCCTCGATTCCCTGAGACAGCCTCTTGAGAGCGGTGTGGTCAGTATCGACAGGGCGGCTGGGACGGCCGCCTATCCTGCCCGCTTCCTGCTCGTCCTCGCTGCGAATCCCTGTCCCTGCGGACAAGGATCTGGAAAGGGCCTCCTGTGCTCGTGCCCGCCTCAGGCGAAGCGTCGATACCTCGCACGGCTGTCCGGTCCGCTCCTCGATCGCGTCGACATTCAGCTTGGCGTCCGGCGGGTGTCCGCCGTCGATCTCGCGGGCAACTCTTCCGGGGAGTCTTCGAAGGCCGTGGCGGCCCGCGTCCTTCGGGCAAGGGAGCGTCAGTCCGAGCGGCTGAGGCCCTTTGGCTTTTCGACGAATGCGGAGGCGCCTGGTCGGCTCCTACGTGGTGCACTCAGGCTCCCGTCGAGCGCGACGGGCATCTTGGATCGAGCTCTCGAGACGCACACGCTCACGGCACGGGGCTACGATCGCGTTCTCCGGCTCGCGTGGTCAATCGCGGATCTCGCCGGGAGTGAGCGGCCGAGCCCCGACGACGTGGGCGAGGCATTGCTGCTGCGCACCACGGAGGAGGCACGGTGA
- the dprA gene encoding DNA-processing protein DprA encodes MSGEPRARGAGLGVPAGAEGLDETRIARAALTRLIEPGDATGAMIVAALGPTEGLRVATGSQQIDPAIEARLRSVLIGRGAKAWEGVAAAVERWRSRVPDLAPHRDLETIARFGGRFVIPEDSEWPDGFGDLGEQAPHGLWVRGEEHLPSQRSAVAIVGSRNATNYGLSVAGEISKGLVDRGVTVVSGGAYGIDAQAHRAALVTDGRGLPTVAVMAGGLDRYYPSGNEQLLREVARRGLLVSELPPGGAPTRHRFLRRNRLIAALTGVTVVVEAQWRSGARSTAHHAADIGRVVAAVPGSVYSASSAGCHRLLRDGAAVCVTDVQEVYELLAPAGEGLAGEREGHVAIHDGLAVEDFLLLDALPVKRGAGIDSLSTVAGLSAAQVRAGLGRLQLMGLCQQTAGGWRKTDKGGSAK; translated from the coding sequence GTGAGCGGGGAACCGCGAGCCCGTGGGGCTGGACTGGGGGTTCCGGCCGGCGCGGAAGGCCTCGACGAAACAAGGATCGCGCGAGCGGCGCTCACTCGGCTCATCGAGCCTGGGGATGCGACGGGTGCGATGATTGTGGCCGCTTTGGGCCCGACCGAGGGCCTTCGAGTCGCGACAGGAAGCCAGCAAATTGATCCAGCGATCGAAGCCCGTCTGAGGAGCGTCCTCATCGGTCGCGGTGCGAAGGCGTGGGAGGGCGTAGCTGCTGCCGTCGAACGGTGGAGGAGCCGTGTTCCCGACCTCGCTCCCCACCGAGACCTCGAGACGATAGCGCGGTTTGGCGGACGGTTCGTTATTCCCGAGGACTCTGAGTGGCCCGACGGATTCGGGGATCTCGGGGAGCAGGCTCCGCACGGGCTCTGGGTGCGCGGCGAGGAACACCTGCCTTCTCAACGGTCCGCGGTCGCCATCGTCGGCTCGCGTAATGCGACGAACTACGGCCTGAGTGTGGCGGGGGAGATCTCCAAGGGCCTTGTGGACCGCGGAGTCACGGTCGTGAGTGGGGGCGCGTACGGAATCGACGCGCAGGCTCACAGAGCGGCCCTCGTGACTGATGGGAGAGGGCTTCCCACGGTTGCCGTGATGGCCGGGGGATTGGACCGCTATTACCCATCCGGCAATGAGCAGCTTCTCCGCGAGGTCGCGCGCCGTGGCCTGCTCGTCTCCGAACTGCCGCCTGGAGGGGCGCCGACGCGCCATCGGTTTCTGCGGCGGAACAGGCTCATCGCGGCGCTCACGGGCGTGACCGTTGTAGTCGAGGCGCAGTGGAGGTCGGGGGCACGCAGTACGGCGCATCACGCTGCCGATATCGGGCGCGTCGTGGCTGCCGTCCCCGGCTCTGTTTACAGCGCGAGCTCGGCTGGTTGCCACCGTCTTCTGAGGGACGGTGCTGCGGTATGCGTCACGGACGTCCAAGAGGTCTATGAGCTGTTGGCGCCGGCGGGCGAGGGACTCGCCGGAGAGCGGGAGGGGCATGTTGCCATACACGATGGACTGGCGGTCGAGGACTTCCTCCTCCTCGACGCGCTGCCCGTCAAGAGGGGAGCAGGGATCGACAGCCTGAGCACAGTGGCAGGGCTCAGCGCGGCCCAGGTCAGGGCTGGGCTCGGACGTCTCCAGCTGATGGGCCTGTGCCAGCAGACGGCGGGGGGATGGCGGAAAACGGACAAGGGAGGCTCGGCGAAGTGA
- a CDS encoding tyrosine recombinase XerC, whose protein sequence is MTDATPLSPGLREPLEGFLRHIALGRGRSEHTVRAYEGDLSSMLRSAQQDGASDLVDIDLARLRRWLGRQSEAKLARATLARRTAAVRSFMAWAVREGRLEVDPSLRLASPKRQSSLPDVLHQEQTRRLLDCFAQAAESGDPVAVRDWALAELLYATGIRVSELVGLEIDDVDLYARTVRVLGKGNKQRTVPFGVPAANAVVRWLGARSALVTQDSGSALFLGRRGGRLGQRQARETIDAALKSLGDTAASGPHALRHTAATHLLDGGADLRSVQELLGHSSLATTQLYTHVSVERLRSSYIQAHPRA, encoded by the coding sequence GTGACCGATGCGACGCCGCTTTCCCCGGGCCTGCGTGAGCCCCTTGAGGGCTTTCTGCGCCATATCGCGCTGGGCCGAGGTCGTTCGGAGCACACCGTTCGCGCCTACGAGGGGGACCTTTCCTCGATGCTCCGGTCGGCGCAACAGGATGGGGCAAGCGATCTCGTCGACATCGACCTCGCTCGGCTCCGTCGATGGCTCGGGCGCCAGAGCGAGGCCAAACTCGCGAGGGCGACGTTGGCTCGTCGCACCGCCGCCGTGAGGTCTTTCATGGCGTGGGCCGTCCGCGAGGGCAGGCTCGAGGTTGACCCCTCGCTGAGGCTTGCCTCGCCCAAGCGGCAATCGAGTCTCCCTGACGTCCTCCATCAAGAACAGACGAGGCGCCTGCTTGACTGTTTCGCTCAGGCGGCGGAGAGCGGAGACCCCGTGGCAGTTCGGGACTGGGCGCTGGCTGAACTCCTCTACGCCACCGGGATCCGAGTTTCCGAACTCGTCGGCCTCGAGATCGACGATGTGGACCTCTACGCCCGTACTGTGCGCGTACTCGGCAAAGGCAACAAGCAGCGGACGGTGCCCTTCGGCGTGCCAGCTGCCAACGCCGTCGTGCGCTGGCTCGGTGCGCGCTCCGCGTTGGTGACTCAGGACAGCGGTTCCGCTCTCTTCCTGGGCCGTCGGGGCGGTCGTCTGGGCCAGCGGCAGGCGAGGGAGACGATTGACGCTGCCCTCAAGTCCCTCGGAGATACCGCTGCGAGTGGACCTCACGCTCTCCGCCACACCGCCGCCACGCATCTTCTCGATGGCGGCGCCGACCTTCGGTCAGTTCAGGAGCTACTCGGTCACTCGAGTCTTGCCACGACCCAGCTGTACACGCACGTCTCGGTCGAGAGGCTCCGTTCGAGCTATATCCAGGCCCATCCGAGAGCATGA
- a CDS encoding DUF3145 domain-containing protein — translation MSAVMTRGLLFVHSAPSALCPHVEWAIGSVVEKRTDLEWTPQPAAPGMFRAELSWVGAPGTGAQLASSLRGWAHLRYEVTEEPSSGVDGARWSHTPELGIFHATTDVHGNIMVTEDRIRYAYESGAGDPAVVFQELSLALGEAWDEELEPFRHAAEGAPVRWLHQVG, via the coding sequence ATGTCTGCAGTGATGACCCGTGGTCTGCTGTTCGTGCACTCGGCACCGAGTGCGCTATGCCCGCATGTGGAGTGGGCTATCGGCTCCGTCGTTGAGAAGCGCACGGATCTTGAGTGGACCCCTCAACCAGCCGCGCCCGGGATGTTCCGAGCCGAACTCTCGTGGGTCGGCGCCCCCGGGACGGGTGCGCAGCTGGCGTCTTCCCTCCGGGGATGGGCGCATCTGCGGTATGAGGTCACCGAAGAGCCCAGTTCAGGCGTGGATGGTGCGCGCTGGTCGCACACTCCCGAGCTAGGGATCTTCCATGCGACGACGGACGTTCACGGAAACATCATGGTGACTGAAGACCGCATCCGCTACGCGTATGAGTCGGGGGCTGGGGACCCTGCAGTCGTCTTCCAGGAACTTTCGCTTGCGCTGGGCGAGGCATGGGACGAGGAGCTCGAGCCGTTCCGGCATGCCGCGGAAGGCGCGCCCGTGCGTTGGCTGCACCAAGTGGGCTGA